From Nitrospirota bacterium:
TTGCGGTCAACCTTGCTTACGACAATGGCATAGATTCCCTTTGCCTTTGATTCATACACTGTCATATCCACCCATTTCTTCCATTTGGCTATATGCTCTTTATTGCTATAGCGGTTGAGTATGGGTAGAATCTTGCCCTCTGCAGTTGTTAAGTATTCTGATATGCAGGTAAGTTTTTCCTCTGCTATATGATACTGCCCTCTCTGATACAGGGCTTGAGCCTCAAGGAGAATCAGCTCTGCCTTTGTAATGTCCTGTCTCGAGAGCCTTCCTTCGTTTATAAGAGAGGTCAGTCTCCGAAGTGCCCTGATACTGGATTGAAGGATAAAGAGCTGTTCTTCTATGAAGGAGGCTTTAGAGAGCTTTTCCTCCTGAATCTTTTTGAATATCTCATTGCCCTCAACCAGTATGTTTTTAAATTGTTCCTCTACTCCTTTATAATCCCTAAACCATGCTAATCTTGCCTCTTGTATGATAATGTCGTCTTTTCCTTTTCTCAGGCTGGTTTTGTATCTGGCATAGTCCTCGGGAGCATAGACCTCTGCACCTGCTCTCCAGAGGTCGTGCTCCTGTGTTTGAGCGAGCTTCACCTCTGGAGGCAGGGCTGAACTGCTACATCCAAAAACAGACGATACTAAAAGCAAAAGAAAAACTTTTACGAAATTCCCTCTCAAGGCAGATTATCTCTTACCTACCTTCTGTAATGCCTGATTAATCTGTTCTGACACGGATTTTGCCTTTTCTGTAGCGGCGTTAGCCTTGTCAGTGGCACTTGCATAGT
This genomic window contains:
- a CDS encoding L,D-transpeptidase, with amino-acid sequence MLLVSSVFGCSSSALPPEVKLAQTQEHDLWRAGAEVYAPEDYARYKTSLRKGKDDIIIQEARLAWFRDYKGVEEQFKNILVEGNEIFKKIQEEKLSKASFIEEQLFILQSSIRALRRLTSLINEGRLSRQDITKAELILLEAQALYQRGQYHIAEEKLTCISEYLTTAEGKILPILNRYSNKEHIAKWKKWVDMTVYESKAKGIYAIVVSKVDRKLIVYKNGVLFKTYEVNIGRNGFSDKIYSGDNATPEGKYKIIKKLSKSKYYKALLINYPNEEDKRQFASAKRKGLIPADAGIGGLVEIHGGGKSGMTFGCISLDNKHMDELFGIADIGTPVTIVGAVDYDNTISSTMKGL